The window GCAGGCAATGAGATCAGGAATATATCACTGGTAGCACTGAGACTGCATGTTGTTGTTTGTTTCCCTGAAGTGTgaagaaaggagaaataaaCTCTTAAAAATGTTTtaccttgaaaaagaaaataaaaggtggcaatcttcccatttttttaattcatcaaCTTTTCCCATCTTCCACAATTTCCCTCCCAGTTTCTCACTTAGTGGAGTAGCAATACATAATTACAGATTTGGCTAGAAAAATTTAGATGCTTGGATCTCACTAGGCAGTCAAAGACATGCATGTAACAAATTTCTCTCACCTCTCTTCCCACAGCCCATGCAAAAGCTATAAAATGTAGTCTTATCAGATGACATCAGAAACAGGTGACAATCATCGATAATAGCATACCAGGAACTAGGGTGAAGGTACACATCCCATGCTATGCAAGTTAGATGTATTCCTCCCCAAGACTGCTAAGACATGCCAGTAGTCCCATGATAGAGTGTACCAACAACTTGACAGTCTAAAATTAGAATGAAGGATCAAGACACATTAATGTGTGACCAAACATGGTACATTTTATTGTCAGTGCATCATGAATAGATAGTAGTTCCCATACAAGAAGACGCAAATCTTACAGGCCATGTTACAAAACAAGGCAAAGGGCACAACTTGGGCTCAGCCAACATTCCATGTCTTACTTTTTATTGGTTCATGTGAAGTTTTGGACATGGGTACAGTTTATAACTTCTGAGTGTCCAGGTACCATTGCTTATAGGTCAGCTAGACAGAAATACAAAGAAGAAGCCAGAAAAAAGGAAGTGCAGGGCTGTTCTCTGATTTAAAGTACTTCAAGGAAATCCTTACAGCAAACTTGCTACTCCATTAGATTACATGACTGCTTCAAGAGCCATGGTTGAGGGGTTAAAGCCAATTAACAACTGAAACGCTATTTTTGATACCCAAAAGAAATATTGTTTTTGATAGGAAAAAAGCATACATGTATATATGCATCATTTATGATTGGCAAAAACTGAGTGTCTTGACACCATGAACCGGTTCATAAAACAAGCAAGCATATGCTTCCATAGTCTTTAGTTGTCGTAGTAGGACTTCCCAGACCAATTCACTCAAGTCATAAGAAATTTTCCTCATGTATCTCATAGTAAACaagtatcaaaatataataataacaacaacaataggAGCTTGCATATACCTTCCAAGAGCAGTTCTAGgtcaaagaggaaaaaaaaggagaaattaaATGGGGGAGATGCATCATACTTTTGATGAACTTGTATCCGATCCATTGTTTTTCCTGTGGCCATTTTTCTCTGTAGAAGTCAGACCAGTATTTTTGAGGGTCATATGCAAAGCAAGAGACATGTAAGCCAAAAGCGGTGACGCATCCAAGTACTCACATTTCACACATTGCTCAATGCTGACCTCAGAAATGACCTTCAAAGCAGAAAATGCCAATTGTAATAATTGAGATTTTAACACAGCATTCCGAGTGTCCACAGCTGCAAGCAAATCTTTTATCTGCCATGCTACGGCCGCAGCAATGGCATAATCTTCCTCAAAATTGGATGTTCGTGCACAGTCTGATTTTCTCCCTCTGACATACTTCCGTTTTTGACAGATTTTCACTGAAAACTTACTCTTTTTCTGCTTCACAGATGGCAACAACTGTTTAGGCATTTCAATGCCAAATTTGACACAACACCTAGAGGCAACTTTCTGCAGAATATTTGTCAAGGCTAAAAACATGTCATCAAACCAACCACAGTCTAACACTAACTTGTGGGCAGACCTTACTTCAGCCTGCCTTTCCTCATTTTCAGCTAAACCACTACAGTTGATGATAAGGCCCACGCATTCCTCAAGAAGACTAGCTACATTATCTGGAGAGACGAAGGAAGCAATGCTGAGAACAGAGGTTTGAGCACGTCCATTTGCAGCGACACTAAACAAGGACTTCAGTTTTCCACCTGAAAACAAATCCTTAAGGGCAGCCTTGCAAGAATCCTCACTAATTAGGTGGTGGCAAAGGTTGGAAGCAGCAAGAAGTAAACCCTCAACCTGATCAGCATTCAGATCATTAGGTGACAAGGCTAAATGAATAATGACTCTGACAAGTTCCATTTGTACTTTCAGAGATGCCCCTTCTGATAGAGCAAATTCAAAAAACCTTGCTCCTGCCATGGGAGATCTTTTAATAAGTGTGACACATAAATTGCATGCTTCTTCACAAGTTACGTTTGAGGGGCAGTATGATGGTATAAGCAGCCTGGTGATTTTCTGAGCAACAGGTGGCTGATCATTGGCAAGAGAAGTCAGTAATACATCAAAGCTGACCACctgcaagaaagaaaataagttgaccaacattaaaaaaaataaaaaaaaaaacaactctgAGGGAATatgggaagagggagagaaggaatAATGCAACAAGTAATACACGCAAAAGTTTATTAATTGTTATATGGTAAAGACCAGCCAAGCCTAGGTGGGGGCTTCACAAACTAACAGTAGTTGATGCAAAATGAAGGTTAAATAAGGCTCTGTACCTTATTAAACTGAAAACTTCGAAGATTCTTCAGAACAAGGAGGAGATCAGTAATAGCCATTCGCACAGAGAGAGAACAATCCAGGAACAGATGGCCCAATCTTGGTAGAAGCACTTTAAGAATTTCATGAGCTTGGGGATTTCCTAGCAAATAAATAATCCCATGCAATGTGGAGACTCTCACCTCACAGCTTGTATCACATGACATGTCATCAATGATTTTAGTGATTATTTTCGTTATGATTGATGAAGGAATAATTTCCCAAAACAAATGAAGAACACGACAAGAACCTTCCACAGCAATAACCCTCACATCAGGGCAGTCATCTATAAATAATCTTTCCAGCAAGAAAAACTGTTTATTAAGCAAAGTATCTTTAACCTCTTTTGTAGCGTCTGGGTCTTCAAGCGGGAACATGTCAAGGAGTAAATGCAATGCATTTTGACGAACGTTTGAGTTTGCAACCTGCAAATATAATAAGCAAGAGAAGAAAGTATTATTCTTCTTCAAAAAGAAAACTGAAATGCAATGGtcacatccttttttttttaatttctggaAATTGATAACCTTCAAATCAGATCATCCTAGTAAATCAAGAGTTAACTGAACAGGTATTAAATGAGGATATATTAACTAAGACTTATTTAATTAAGCAAGTGTAATTGTCTTATCAATGATAACACctcttttgcatgaaaatttcaaatcaaaatgtcTGGAGGTCAGCAATTTGATGACCAAGATATCTTCTTGTATTAACTAAAAGTAGGTTATGCCCAAAAATGATTAGGATGTACAATGGTAAAATATGCTGAACTAATTACAAAGTGCATGCACATAATATAATCCAACTGTGAACACataacccaaacccaaatcgAGTAACTAATTCTATGGTCATTGTTAGAGATTCTTTAAACAAAGAGGCAAATACAGTGTAATGCCCTGATGCCACACCAAGTCACAATATTTTCCACTTTGGCAGATGGGCCCTGTGACTTTAAACTCATTGTGACTATGGGATGGGTGCTAGAGGTTACCAACTAGCCCAACCTCTTCTCCCTagctgatgtgggactaaagagaTGCCCCCCAACACCTTTCCATTTTCTTGCCCAACCTTTGGGGCTCACCGGATTTGCGTCGTATCTTGGGCGTGACATACATGTTATGGAGAATATTTCCAAATCCAACCATCTGTTCAAAACATCGCAAAGAGTCCCTTTCGgcaaaaatacttaaaaaaaagtATTGTGGAATAACATGAAGGTGTCACTAGCTGTAACACAAAAAGGACTATTGAAATATCAATACCTTGTGAATTGGACTCACTTACCTTTTGCATCAGAGATACTCATTAATAAGATGTTCAGGTAGTTGATTCAGTGTAGCAGAAAGCCTGGCCAAGGATTTCACTCAAACTGCTATCTATCCGctaggggggagagaagaaaaaagaaaaacaagttcCGCAACATTAACCTTAGCTCCAAGGAGCATCCAAAATGCAATGTTTACATAAGAAAGCGAATGGCCAGCTGTTAAATTACATGATCAAAGGAAATCCAACATAgcctaaaaaagaaaatcataaagagcaacctagtgcatgaggctcccactatTGCATGGTCTAAGAGGGGGAAatatacgcagccttaccccctgctttgcaggagaggctgtttccaagtttcgaacctatgaccaacattTTGCAATAGTTCAACTTAACGTTGCACCACAGGCTGCCCATAGCCTAACCAACTGAAAGAAGCATAAAAAATGcaatatttacataagaaaGCAAATGGCCAGCTGTTAAAGTACACTGATCAAAGGAAATCCACCATGGCCTAACTAAACTTCATACTACATGAATTTAATACCACTACACACCCATACCAATCCGCCCTCACCCAAATAATTTAGATCCCCAAGAATGACCTTTATTGCCTGTTAGGTATTAATGAATATGGTGTAATTTCTATGGCTGGTCACTGGTGGCATGACAGAAATCTGGACAATCCAAATACCCCTTAGCCTTGGAACTCTTAAAAGGTAGGTTATGCCATAACAACCACAGAAGCTCCTGCAGCATGTGATGCCCAAAGATTTTGGTCACATTAGGTTTGAGCTTCACGTATAAGTGAATGCAACTCCATTTTATCCTTTAGAAATTGCAAATGGACTACTTTATTGATGTTAGCAAGTGAAAACAagtttatggttttggtttaggaaCTGTCGTCCACAGAAGCTCCTGCAGCTTCTCAAAGCATAAGATCCCCAAAGGTTTTGGTCACTTAAGATTTGAGCTGCCCAAATAAGCAAATGCATCCATTCTTTAGAAACTGCAAATGGACTACTTTATGGTTGTTAGCAAGTGAAACAAGtttatgatattgttttaggaACTGTCGTGGAACTGACCACAAGTTTCATCAGCACAATAGCTATACAATTTTAAGAGAAGAACAAATGTTGCAAACCATGTATCATGATGATTAAAATGCAAATAACGTAATCTTGCTTGCATGAGGTGTTTTGAGGCAACCTAAGGAGTAACAGCCTATGATTTGATTCACAGAAACAAAGACAAATACCTGTAATGACCGAAACAGGATAGGCTCAGCGAGTCTGAAAAGAAGCTTTTCAACACCAGCAGTAGTCCGCTGATTGATAAAACCCCCTAAGACTCTTCTTAAGGAGGCAGCAAACGACCCTGAGTTTGCATGAATTGCTCCTTCAATCAAACCCTGCAGGAAACCATTCTCAATTTCACTACGCAAAGAGCCTTCCGTGGCTTTCCAAGCCCGAAAAAGAATGTTAGCATATGCCTCTAGCATGGATTTCCTCCCAAAAGGAATCTGAGACCGAATAATGGCCAAAGCTTCTTTCACAAGTTGGCCACTCAATCCGAACGTAAAAGCAACAAAACGCCGTCCTTCCTCTGTCTTCAAATACAAAGGCGTGATAATGCAACGAACCAGCAGAAGCTTCAGATCCTCGATACTCTCGTCCTCAAAATCTAACAAAGTGAATGCCTCCCGGAGAGCGTAAACGCGACGCacatcaatttttttccccaaatcaAATGATCTTGCCAGCAGAACTGGAAGAGATTGGCAAATTAGGGTTTCTCTATCAGGAAATTGCTCCTTCCACCATTCCTCGCACAAACTAGCAATGTTCGACTGCAGATTTTGATCCTTTTCGAATAGAATAAGATTATCGTGCAGTGCTCGAGCAGAAGGTAAGAGACTTGGgggagaaaatattttcttcggGTGCGAAATACAGAGAACCGTAATGTGAGTGTCGATTTCAATATCCTTGAGAATTTTCCTTTCAGGTTCCACACTCGGTTCCTCCGCGTCCTTCGTCTGTCTCGACGATCTACGAAGCCGTTTCGTCGGCGGGGAGTGTGAAGATTTAGCGCAGTCGACGTGGTCGGAATCAAGTAATCGCTTGAAGGATTCGATTGATCGACTGATGGACTGGTGGAGTGCAAGCGGAAGAGAACGAGAGAGTTCAGATGATGCGTTGATGTTCCAGATAATGGTTTTCAGGGAGGGTTTCAGGGCttgaaaactgaaatttttgacaGAGAAAAGGAAATCTTCTGCAGAAATTTTGAGAGATGATCTAATCCTCTTCTCCATCGGAACAATCTATGCTTTCTTCCGCCGGAAGTAATTTCAGATTCCAAGAATTGCTGTTCTTGAGAGTTTGAAAGAAGGAAGAATACGATAAGCCGCCATTTTCACTTGGTTGCTCGCATTATTTAAGCTCGGATTTCAAATTGGGTCTTCTGGCGCTAAACCTTTGCTTCTTCCGTCTATAcgaaaaatgtaaaaatatttTCACACAATTGCCCTCTTAAACCTATTTAATTACGGAAATACTATAATGGTATGGAAATGGAAAGACAGTTTAAGAAACGTATCTCCCGATACCAGCAGTACCCAAACCAATACGGAACACTGGTATCGGGCTTAATAAGACGGTTTTACCCTTAGTTTTGATTAAAATGATTTCTTTTAGACAGATTTATCCAAGTTAAAATCATTTCACTGATGCAAGAATAGGATTGGGCATATGCCATTTTTATAACTTTGCTAGGGAGGAATCTGATCCTCTGTGTGGGTGCCCTGGAATAATAGGCATCTGAAAGTGGTTCTTAAAATTGGTGTGGAATGTAGATGAATGTTTCAGGCAACAAAATTTTTAGGACGAAGTTTTTCTTCATCGATGGCTGAAGGATGGAACGATCTAAATGGAACACCCCTCAGTTCTTTACTATTTTCCAAAACAAAGGGGGTCAATAGTTTAGTCCAAAAATTGAAAGTATATTTGGTTGATATAAAATATGCCACGTGTCATTTCAGATGGGACCCAAAAATGTTCAATACTTCAATATGATTCTAGTctgaagaaaaccccaaaagtCCATCATTTTCATTCCATGCCCTCTTTCTATTCTCTGACACAGTAACATCAAAGAGGGATCATGTTCTGCATACAAAAATAACATGGCAGGGCATCaatttaaccatgtaggaatCACTCTTATCACCAGAGTTGTTTGATCAAAAAATTTGACTGATGAAGGTAAATCATACAATCAGATATCTTAAGATCACTAAAATGGAACTCAATACAGAAAGATTTGTCTCATCAAATGATCAGCAGCAAACAAATTACTATTTCTTGCTGAAAAACATTGTTTTGGGTTTCGTTCATGATCGCATCAAAAGATAGTTAAacgatgaaaagaaaaaaaaagaagggaaaagagcaGGGACCTCTCCAAAGGCACCCCCAAGGTTCAAACAAATCAAATCACATTCACCTTTACAAACTTTTTGATGGCCAACGTGAAACACAGATGCATAAAATCACACAAACAGGTCACTCCCCTgacccatcttcttcctcacttTCAGACTTTTAAAGACATTTGAAGCATCCCAAGccccctcacccccccccccccaacagaAAAGGTAGGGTTACAAGAGATGCATAAATATTCCTTGTTAGAAataaagaaccaaaaaaaaaaaaatacaacaaattGAGTAAGTACCAAGAATTCATGAATGAGAACACTATTCAGGGGTGACTATTAACAAGCACTTTTCCATGGCCTTCTGGACCTCTCTTGGGCTTCACTCaccctcctcctcttcctagGGCTTTTAGACTTTGATCAGCTTTCCACAGTAGGCTTaagtttttccttccttttttcaaatttatctCAGTGtactcttttctcttcccctgTTTTCACTGGATTAGACTTTTGTTGAGTGTTGGAAATCCTCAATCAAGTCCAAATCATATTCATGAAAAACACAAAACCAATCCTCCATAAAGGCACCTAATATCTGTATTTTCATTAATGAATTTGCTTCTCATTGGACATGCCACCACAGCTCTGGCTACAGTCATCGAATGTAATAAGCTTTCTCCTCTTAGCTCCATCAACAGAGGTGAAGGAAGAATTCTCAGTAACTTTAGCAGAGCTTGAATAGATTGGAGAGATATCTGGGGAAATTATGAACTTGGGTATATTAAGTTTCCCCAACTCTAATTCCTGCATCAGACTGTAGCAGGAAAACACATGCTCctggcaaaagaaaaacaaaaagggcaCATCAaagttctcttctttttcccccttcttttctttttcggAAACTGAAACTAATGAAACTATGAGAGGAAAATTTTGGCAAAAAACTCACATTTTGAAGGGAACCACAGGAAGAGATCACACTCATCTTAAATTCCACAGTTGTTCTAGTCAATCTCTGATCCGTTGCCGCCAAGACTGCCGCAGCAGCTATAACAGATGGCCGATGATCCATTAGGCTCATCTCTGTACCCAAGAAAACAAAaccaatagaaaaataaatcaaaaagccACAATTTCAACGAATATAATTCATAAAGAAATAGGACTTTCACTTACCTTTTGCAATAGCCAAGATGAGTTCTATGGCTTTAGAAACTAACTCTTTCCGCCGAGACTCATCACAGAATTTGGTGATGAAGTACTGGAGATAAGTAAAAGGTGTAATCGAACCCATTCTCCACTCTAACGTATTCAAAACCAGAAGCTCCATTCTCTGAATGACATTAGTTTCAAAATTATAATCATCCACTCGAAACTCGGACAACGCAGGAACTCTGCATTCTTCCATCTTTGAAGCTAATGTCAAACACGCCACGGATAGTAATCGAATCGCCCAAGGTTTCCCACTCTATCATCGACAAagaaacatcaataaaaacaacTTTTTTTCCTGTTTCCCAATAAaaatgtcaccagaaacagaGTTCCTTACATCAATGGCTCGTTTTGAAAGAAAACGATCGAAGTAAGTGATAGATAGATAAGCTGTTTGGAAGCGAAAACCCAGTAAGGCTCGAGTCTGATTCAAAACACAAAAACAGAAGCTTCAAAGGCCATAATTTGCcaggaaaaaaattaacatcTAATAATATAAAATCTTAAAGAGTAAAAGAAATGGTCTGAAGCTGACTTTGAGAATCCATCGAACTGCATCCAAACGAGCGCATTTCAACCAGCTCTCGAGCTCTATCGAACAATGGACAGACGATCCATAGATTTTACCTCCAAAGCTGCCTTCTCTTTCAACTAACATTTCCATATATTCTTCTTCGTTTTCTGACAACATGTAATTGTTTGAAAGACAGAAATATTCATCTACCTCCTCATCGAAGCAAGCTTCGTTTTCTCCACAGAGAAGACTAGAAAGGGAAAATGTACAGTCAGAGTCcatactttttctttcttctaccctttctcctctctcccccttccGCCCCCTTCGCACCACtacataaaaatggaaaatctagaAAGAGAATCAGAAATGTAGAAGACCGCCATGGAAGGAGGGTGTGAAGAGTGAAGTGAATCCTAGAGAAGAGGAAATCTGGGCTTTGGTCGAGGCGATGATGATGGTTAAGGGGTTAAGGGGGACGGTTTTGGTGGCGCCAAATATAGCGGATGTGATAAAGCAGAGCAACCTAAAGATGTTTTGTAGCGGTTACAGAGTCAGTCACAGTCAATAAGAGTGTAACAGTAACAGTATCACCAGTTCCTAAAATTTCAATCTAAAAGGTGGCGATATTATAGTCTCCAGTAAGAGAGTGGGactgtgggagagagagagagagaggcgtgtGGGTCGCCACATTTCTAGGGCACGATGCCTCGACCCGCAGCCTTAACTGGTATGGCTGGCCGGCCGGCCTTGGTCCAAGTCGTCTGACACTCTCATTTTGGGGTGGCACGGTGGAGGTGGGGCTGGCCAGGTGGGGTTGGGCCGTTGGGGGCATGTATCGGAATGTGTATCGACTATCTCTAAAACCAACACACTATAGGAAtggatcagttttttttttttgataaaaaatggatcAGTATTAAATCACTTGTATCAGACAGAAATGCTTAAATTCTATACAAAATGGATTTCTGACTTTTTCTCTCAAGCCTGAACTGTTCAACCAAGATGGTATCACCAGGTATCAGGATTAGAGACATGTCAAATCGATAGAGATCACCTGATATATCTAATCCAATATCAATAATTTGAACCATGGTTGGGGTGAGGTTTGAAACAGTCAGTTTGGTTCTGTTTTGGTTAAGTTGAATTGGATTTGCTCATGTACCTGCATAAACTGAATCAGGACCGTTAAAGAAGTTGTTTGGTTTCGATCGGTTTTATTGGTTTTCTATAGAAGTGGTTTATATTGATCGATTTTGggttttattggtttttttataAAGGGTTTTTCGATTGTGGTAGCACAGTCTCTCTGTGTCCTGCTATGTTTGAGTGCGAGACAATGCAAGCGGGTAGCATACTTGCTCCCTTATGATATTATAGgaaaaacagaaattaaaatgAAGCATAGCCCTGCATCGTCGTCATGCATCAAAATAGAGAGGAGATGAAATGACCACCCTTTACGAAAGGTAGAAATCTTTTCCCCATTGATGCTTCCATGTGTAATCCCATGGTCCCCGCCCTTTTAGATTCAACACCACCTTTAAGGAACCGTCTCTCAATATTATTGTACAATGTGGTCGATTGATTGATAAGGAACTTTCgattatcaaaagaaaactaTCTAGATTAGTCTCATGACAAATTTAATGACCAATTCCAACTTttctatatctttttttttttcatcacccATTACAACCATACAAATTTTTTACTTTGGTTTTATCAAGGCTTGAATTATTTAAATAAtagtaattttttattattttcaaatcattcttggatataaattattaaaaatttaaTGAATTAAGGATGTTATGGACAATATGCTACAAATTTTTTACACCAACAAGAGCAAccaaatacaattttttttgtacccaaatttatttttttgtttgatggCTTTGGGAAAACCAACCATGTCACAACCCTGAtcactttcttccttcttaGCTTCATACTTCACCACCAAGCAACTGGTGACATCTCCCAGATTGCCTTGTTGGCCTCTTCATCCTACCACTATTAACAAAATCCCCAAAACAGATTTTTAAAGTTCAAAGGAAATAAATTCTTTCAAA is drawn from Macadamia integrifolia cultivar HAES 741 chromosome 7, SCU_Mint_v3, whole genome shotgun sequence and contains these coding sequences:
- the LOC122084605 gene encoding uncharacterized protein LOC122084605 isoform X2, with product MQKVANSNVRQNALHLLLDMFPLEDPDATKEVKDTLLNKQFFLLERLFIDDCPDVRVIAVEGSCRVLHLFWEIIPSSIITKIITKIIDDMSCDTSCEVRVSTLHGIIYLLGNPQAHEILKVLLPRLGHLFLDCSLSVRMAITDLLLVLKNLRSFQFNKVVSFDVLLTSLANDQPPVAQKITRLLIPSYCPSNVTCEEACNLCVTLIKRSPMAGARFFEFALSEGASLKVQMELVRVIIHLALSPNDLNADQVEGLLLAASNLCHHLISEDSCKAALKDLFSGGKLKSLFSVAANGRAQTSVLSIASFVSPDNVASLLEECVGLIINCSGLAENEERQAEVRSAHKLVLDCGWFDDMFLALTNILQKVASRCCVKFGIEMPKQLLPSVKQKKSKFSVKICQKRKYVRGRKSDCARTSNFEEDYAIAAAVAWQIKDLLAAVDTRNAVLKSQLLQLAFSALKVISEVSIEQCVKCEYLDASPLLAYMSLALHMTLKNTGLTSTEKNGHRKNNGSDTSSSKVELDQVLEHVIECTEKLFGSNLADESGRLHSKSMLDDEKMTRKSKQKRRESQSETNSTQNKISGTVKMVATLLRFIVDAITTKAVSHSQQRCLRFTSAYMQYIISTLREHFHDKMQLREKDLKEIFICLKSCLTYATKLLNLVLSNSSDLSLAATEASNLANDLLDLIASTESYLGSGYATQLFTAVKPWLPDLVLALGSGHIQTKSPSGRDYSCPSGHAKHPSWVIILGKVENFELRKFNQVEEDEESESILYVFSVFKKLMDLVVQLLKGNLKILDAVGAIFLAGSVAGLELEDYGFVLAMVRFVCVKLLSHDDGEWKQLEVMLGYLQLLYPEIERDVKDPRISEDGRQKLEGARALLEPIWMTYVNDSAVK
- the LOC122084605 gene encoding uncharacterized protein LOC122084605 isoform X1, with the protein product MEKRIRSSLKISAEDFLFSVKNFSFQALKPSLKTIIWNINASSELSRSLPLALHQSISRSIESFKRLLDSDHVDCAKSSHSPPTKRLRRSSRQTKDAEEPSVEPERKILKDIEIDTHITVLCISHPKKIFSPPSLLPSARALHDNLILFEKDQNLQSNIASLCEEWWKEQFPDRETLICQSLPVLLARSFDLGKKIDVRRVYALREAFTLLDFEDESIEDLKLLLVRCIITPLYLKTEEGRRFVAFTFGLSGQLVKEALAIIRSQIPFGRKSMLEAYANILFRAWKATEGSLRSEIENGFLQGLIEGAIHANSGSFAASLRRVLGGFINQRTTAGVEKLLFRLAEPILFRSLQVANSNVRQNALHLLLDMFPLEDPDATKEVKDTLLNKQFFLLERLFIDDCPDVRVIAVEGSCRVLHLFWEIIPSSIITKIITKIIDDMSCDTSCEVRVSTLHGIIYLLGNPQAHEILKVLLPRLGHLFLDCSLSVRMAITDLLLVLKNLRSFQFNKVVSFDVLLTSLANDQPPVAQKITRLLIPSYCPSNVTCEEACNLCVTLIKRSPMAGARFFEFALSEGASLKVQMELVRVIIHLALSPNDLNADQVEGLLLAASNLCHHLISEDSCKAALKDLFSGGKLKSLFSVAANGRAQTSVLSIASFVSPDNVASLLEECVGLIINCSGLAENEERQAEVRSAHKLVLDCGWFDDMFLALTNILQKVASRCCVKFGIEMPKQLLPSVKQKKSKFSVKICQKRKYVRGRKSDCARTSNFEEDYAIAAAVAWQIKDLLAAVDTRNAVLKSQLLQLAFSALKVISEVSIEQCVKCEYLDASPLLAYMSLALHMTLKNTGLTSTEKNGHRKNNGSDTSSSKVELDQVLEHVIECTEKLFGSNLADESGRLHSKSMLDDEKMTRKSKQKRRESQSETNSTQNKISGTVKMVATLLRFIVDAITTKAVSHSQQRCLRFTSAYMQYIISTLREHFHDKMQLREKDLKEIFICLKSCLTYATKLLNLVLSNSSDLSLAATEASNLANDLLDLIASTESYLGSGYATQLFTAVKPWLPDLVLALGSGHIQTKSPSGRDYSCPSGHAKHPSWVIILGKVENFELRKFNQVEEDEESESILYVFSVFKKLMDLVVQLLKGNLKILDAVGAIFLAGSVAGLELEDYGFVLAMVRFVCVKLLSHDDGEWKQLEVMLGYLQLLYPEIERDVKDPRISEDGRQKLEGARALLEPIWMTYVNDSAVK
- the LOC122085206 gene encoding cyclin-D5-1-like, yielding MDSDCTFSLSSLLCGENEACFDEEVDEYFCLSNNYMLSENEEEYMEMLVEREGSFGGKIYGSSVHCSIELESWLKCARLDAVRWILKTRALLGFRFQTAYLSITYFDRFLSKRAIDSGKPWAIRLLSVACLTLASKMEECRVPALSEFRVDDYNFETNVIQRMELLVLNTLEWRMGSITPFTYLQYFITKFCDESRRKELVSKAIELILAIAKEMSLMDHRPSVIAAAAVLAATDQRLTRTTVEFKMSVISSCGSLQNEHVFSCYSLMQELELGKLNIPKFIISPDISPIYSSSAKVTENSSFTSVDGAKRRKLITFDDCSQSCGGMSNEKQIH